In Paenibacillus sp. BIC5C1, a genomic segment contains:
- a CDS encoding discoidin domain-containing protein, translating to MLISNVFLTVGFPSPVSAAERPDLAQGKQVTASGYNQTYSPTNVIDSNQATYWESTNSEFPQWIQVDLGTNTNIDQIVLKLPTVWEKRTQTITVQGSTNGSSFTDIVGSAEYVFNPSDGENSVKIDFPAVETRYVRLSITGNSEWPAAQLSTFEIYGPGSEGPTLPGPDPVDPPIIPTEGSNIAIGKSITASSSTLSFVAANANDNNINSYWEGGSNPSSLTLDLGSNHKITSIVLKLNPDSVWSTRTQTIQVLGHNQDTTTFSNLVSAQSYTFNPASGNTVTIPVTATVKRLQLNITTNSGAPAGQIAEFQVFGTPAPNPDLTITGMSWSPSSPVENNAVTLNAIVKNIGSAASPASSVNFYLNNELAGSSPVTALQAGASTTVSLNAGNKAAASYTLSAKVDENNQIIEENEGNNSYTHTSSLVVAPITSSDLVGILSWSPGTPTANSTVTFTVNLKNQGNMASAGGAHGVTVVLKNAAGATLQTYSGSYTGTLAPGASVNVNVGTWTAATGNYNVTTTVAVDNNEAPVKQTNNVVTTGLNVYSARGASMPYTRYDTDDATRGGSATLKSAPTFDQALTASEASGQRYIALPSNGSYAQWTVRQGEGGAGVTMRFTMPDSTDGMGLNGALDVYVNGTKAKTVPLTSYYNWQYFSSDHPGDTPSAGRPLFRFDEVHWKLDTPLKAGDTIRIQKNNGDNLEYGVDFLEIEPVQAVIPRPANSVSVTDFGAIANDGNDDLAAFEAAVQSAVSTGKTLYIPEGTFHLGNMWKIGTPTNMINNLTVVGAGIWHTNIQFTNPNAASGGISFRVQGKLDFSNIYMNSMLRSRYNENAVYKGFMDNFGKNSKVSNVWVEHFECGFWVGDYAHTPAIIADGLVIENSRIRNNLADGVNFAQGTSNSTVRNSSVRNNGDDGLAVWTSNVNGAPAGVNNTFSFNTIENNWRAAGIAFFGGSGHKATNNLIVDTVGGSAIRMNTVFPGYHFQNNTGILFSDTTIINSGTSKDLYNGERGAIDLEASNDSIKNVTFTNIDILNTQRSAIQFGYGGGFQNIVFNNININGTGLDGIETSRFTTPHKGAAIYTYTGNGSATFNNLTTSNIANPNVNQIQNGFNLIIQ from the coding sequence ATGCTGATCTCGAACGTATTCCTGACTGTCGGATTTCCATCTCCTGTATCAGCAGCCGAAAGACCGGATCTGGCACAGGGCAAACAGGTTACCGCGAGCGGGTACAACCAAACATACAGTCCAACCAATGTGATTGACAGTAACCAAGCAACCTATTGGGAAAGTACTAATAGTGAGTTCCCCCAATGGATTCAAGTGGACCTTGGCACCAACACCAACATTGACCAAATCGTATTGAAGCTTCCGACAGTGTGGGAAAAGAGAACCCAAACGATAACCGTGCAAGGCAGCACGAACGGTTCATCGTTCACAGATATCGTAGGTTCTGCGGAATATGTATTTAATCCATCAGATGGGGAGAACTCGGTTAAGATTGATTTTCCTGCTGTGGAGACAAGGTACGTTCGCTTAAGCATAACAGGCAATTCCGAGTGGCCGGCAGCTCAACTGTCGACATTTGAAATTTACGGCCCAGGCAGTGAGGGACCAACGTTACCTGGCCCCGATCCTGTGGATCCCCCAATCATCCCTACAGAGGGAAGCAACATCGCCATCGGCAAGTCGATTACTGCATCATCGAGCACTTTATCCTTCGTAGCTGCGAATGCAAACGATAACAATATCAATTCGTACTGGGAAGGGGGCAGCAATCCAAGCTCACTGACGTTGGATCTAGGCTCCAATCATAAGATTACATCCATTGTACTTAAACTCAACCCGGATTCGGTCTGGAGCACCCGAACACAGACCATTCAAGTGCTTGGACATAACCAGGATACAACAACCTTCAGCAATCTGGTTTCCGCTCAATCATATACATTTAACCCGGCTTCCGGTAACACGGTGACCATTCCCGTTACAGCAACGGTTAAACGTCTTCAACTCAACATTACCACGAACTCGGGCGCTCCTGCCGGGCAAATTGCTGAGTTTCAGGTATTCGGCACACCTGCACCCAATCCTGATCTGACGATTACAGGCATGTCCTGGTCTCCATCGTCTCCAGTCGAGAATAATGCCGTCACCCTCAATGCCATCGTCAAAAATATTGGTTCTGCCGCTTCTCCAGCTTCTAGCGTCAACTTCTATCTAAACAATGAACTGGCGGGTTCCTCCCCAGTAACTGCTTTGCAAGCAGGGGCTTCGACAACGGTCTCGCTTAATGCTGGCAATAAAGCAGCTGCATCATATACGCTCAGTGCCAAGGTAGATGAGAATAACCAGATCATCGAAGAGAATGAAGGAAACAACAGTTACACACACACCTCTTCATTGGTGGTTGCACCGATTACAAGTTCTGATCTGGTAGGCATTCTCTCTTGGAGTCCTGGAACCCCTACAGCAAACAGCACAGTAACTTTTACGGTTAATCTGAAAAATCAAGGCAACATGGCCTCCGCAGGCGGTGCACATGGAGTTACAGTAGTTCTCAAGAACGCTGCCGGGGCAACACTTCAGACGTATAGTGGTTCCTATACTGGTACATTGGCACCTGGAGCTTCGGTCAATGTCAATGTAGGTACCTGGACTGCTGCAACCGGTAACTACAATGTGACAACTACCGTAGCAGTGGACAACAATGAAGCTCCGGTCAAACAAACGAATAACGTCGTTACAACAGGTTTGAACGTATATTCAGCCCGTGGTGCAAGCATGCCTTATACCCGGTATGATACGGATGATGCTACGCGTGGTGGCAGTGCCACACTGAAATCCGCACCAACCTTTGATCAGGCTCTGACGGCTTCGGAAGCCTCTGGCCAGCGCTATATCGCTCTTCCTTCCAACGGTTCCTATGCACAATGGACGGTTAGACAAGGGGAGGGAGGCGCAGGTGTAACCATGCGATTCACGATGCCGGATTCCACAGATGGCATGGGTCTTAACGGCGCACTTGACGTCTACGTTAACGGGACCAAGGCCAAGACGGTTCCTTTGACCTCCTACTACAATTGGCAGTACTTCTCCAGTGATCATCCGGGGGATACACCAAGTGCAGGACGTCCGTTGTTCCGTTTTGATGAAGTGCACTGGAAACTTGATACACCTCTAAAAGCTGGAGACACCATTCGTATTCAAAAAAACAATGGAGATAACCTGGAATACGGTGTGGATTTCCTCGAAATCGAACCCGTTCAGGCGGTGATCCCGCGTCCGGCCAACTCCGTCTCTGTAACCGATTTCGGCGCGATTGCAAATGATGGAAACGATGACCTTGCCGCATTTGAAGCGGCAGTCCAATCCGCGGTATCCACAGGCAAGACTCTATATATCCCTGAGGGCACGTTCCATCTGGGCAATATGTGGAAAATTGGTACGCCGACGAATATGATTAACAACCTCACCGTTGTAGGTGCAGGCATCTGGCATACGAACATTCAGTTTACCAACCCTAATGCAGCCTCAGGCGGGATTTCTTTCCGTGTGCAGGGCAAGCTGGATTTCAGCAATATTTATATGAACTCCATGTTGCGTTCGCGCTATAACGAGAATGCAGTGTACAAAGGATTTATGGACAATTTCGGTAAAAATTCGAAGGTTAGCAACGTATGGGTCGAGCACTTTGAATGTGGTTTCTGGGTAGGGGATTACGCCCATACACCTGCAATCATTGCCGATGGCCTAGTGATCGAGAACAGTCGTATTCGGAATAACCTTGCTGACGGTGTCAACTTTGCCCAAGGCACGAGCAATTCGACTGTACGCAACAGCAGTGTCCGCAACAATGGTGATGATGGTCTGGCCGTATGGACCAGCAACGTGAATGGTGCGCCTGCCGGTGTGAACAACACATTCTCGTTCAACACGATTGAGAACAACTGGCGCGCAGCAGGCATTGCATTCTTTGGTGGCAGCGGACATAAGGCAACCAACAACCTGATTGTTGACACGGTTGGCGGTTCGGCGATCCGGATGAACACTGTTTTCCCTGGATACCATTTCCAAAATAACACAGGTATTCTGTTCTCCGATACAACGATCATTAACAGCGGCACAAGTAAAGATCTGTACAATGGTGAACGCGGAGCTATTGATCTTGAAGCTTCCAACGATTCCATCAAGAACGTAACGTTTACCAATATTGACATTCTCAATACCCAGCGCAGTGCTATTCAATTCGGGTACGGCGGCGGTTTCCAGAACATTGTGTTTAATAACATCAACATTAATGGTACTGGTCTGGACGGTATTGAGACATCTAGGTTCACAACGCCGCATAAAGGTGCAGCAATTTACACCTATACCGGTAATGGTTCTGCCACATTCAATAATCTGACAACAAGCAACATTGCGAACCCTAATGTGAATCAGATTCAAAATGGCTTTAATTTGATCATTCAATAA
- the shc gene encoding squalene--hopene cyclase: MSHILSTIDEEISRMTTSLLQQQRQDGSWHFCFENGTVIDAYVIILFRILEVPNEALIRELHDRILKEQQKDGCWRLYTDEEDGNLSASVEAYYALLYSGYSQSTDEPIQRAKQYIQSKGGIEKVTSILTKAILAATGQMKWPLSISMIPLEILMFPNYFPINYFEFSGYSRVHLTPMLIMADLRFSITATHAPDLSDLTDLRNVADESTARGYQEMQNNILSGRSRMLGNPRHIHNTARTKAEQFMIERIESDGTLYSYASSTILMIFALLALKYDKQHPLITKAITGLTAMQCRSSGGKTTIQNSPSTVWDTALITYALQEASLTDDHKSIQLAASYLLSRQQNKRADWSIHNPNTVAGGWGFSESNTINPDVDDTTAALRAIRSMSTTLPTFQESWNRGLNWVLSMQNKDGGWPAFEKNTNKEMLTWLAIDGAKSAATDPSEADLTGRTLEYLGNFAGLDTRHEWINRGTKWLIRNQEKDGSWYGRWGVCYIYGTWAALTGLTAVGLPANHDTVQKGVQWLLNIQNSDGGWGESCQSDRLLHYVPLGESTPSQTAWALDTLIAVQSEPTLEMNQGILRLIASMHENDWRTTYPTGAGLPGNFYSHYHSYTYIWPLLTLSHYRSKYGAS, encoded by the coding sequence ATGAGCCATATACTGAGCACGATTGATGAGGAAATAAGTCGGATGACGACTTCATTACTTCAACAGCAGCGACAAGATGGTTCCTGGCATTTCTGTTTTGAGAACGGTACAGTAATTGATGCTTATGTCATCATTCTCTTTCGAATATTGGAAGTCCCAAATGAAGCGCTGATCCGGGAGTTGCATGATCGTATCCTTAAAGAACAGCAAAAGGATGGATGCTGGAGATTGTACACCGATGAAGAGGATGGAAATTTATCCGCATCGGTTGAAGCCTATTACGCCCTTCTTTACTCCGGGTACAGCCAGAGCACGGACGAGCCAATTCAGCGGGCCAAACAGTATATTCAGTCCAAAGGAGGTATCGAAAAAGTTACCAGCATTTTGACCAAAGCCATACTTGCCGCCACCGGACAAATGAAATGGCCTTTATCCATCTCTATGATCCCCCTGGAGATACTCATGTTCCCTAACTATTTTCCCATCAACTATTTTGAATTTTCCGGTTATTCCAGAGTTCACCTCACTCCTATGCTCATTATGGCAGACTTGCGCTTCTCCATTACAGCAACCCATGCTCCCGATCTGTCTGATCTGACAGACTTACGGAATGTTGCTGATGAGTCAACTGCTCGTGGATATCAGGAAATGCAGAACAACATTCTAAGCGGGAGAAGCCGAATGCTCGGTAATCCTCGCCACATCCACAACACGGCAAGAACGAAGGCGGAACAGTTCATGATAGAACGGATTGAGTCTGATGGCACATTATACAGCTACGCCAGTAGTACAATTCTCATGATTTTTGCCCTATTGGCCCTAAAATACGATAAGCAGCATCCCTTGATTACAAAAGCCATAACCGGACTCACGGCAATGCAGTGCCGTTCTTCAGGAGGTAAAACAACGATTCAAAACTCTCCATCAACCGTATGGGATACGGCCTTAATCACTTACGCATTGCAGGAGGCTTCTCTCACCGATGACCATAAGTCTATTCAGCTCGCGGCCTCCTATTTGCTCTCCCGTCAGCAAAATAAAAGAGCCGACTGGAGCATCCATAATCCGAATACAGTCGCTGGAGGATGGGGATTTTCGGAGTCGAATACAATCAATCCAGACGTGGATGATACAACGGCAGCTTTACGGGCTATCCGAAGCATGTCCACTACTCTTCCAACGTTTCAGGAATCCTGGAATCGCGGACTGAATTGGGTTCTGTCCATGCAAAATAAAGATGGCGGTTGGCCGGCATTCGAAAAAAATACAAACAAGGAGATGCTCACCTGGCTTGCCATTGATGGTGCCAAATCCGCGGCTACAGACCCTTCAGAAGCTGACCTGACGGGACGTACCTTGGAGTACCTCGGTAACTTTGCCGGGCTTGACACCAGGCATGAATGGATTAATCGTGGAACGAAATGGCTTATTCGAAACCAGGAGAAAGATGGCTCGTGGTACGGAAGATGGGGCGTATGTTATATCTACGGTACCTGGGCAGCATTAACCGGTCTTACGGCAGTTGGGCTACCTGCAAACCATGATACAGTGCAAAAAGGAGTGCAGTGGCTCTTAAATATCCAGAACTCCGACGGTGGCTGGGGAGAATCCTGTCAGAGTGACCGACTCCTGCACTATGTGCCATTAGGGGAGAGCACCCCTTCTCAGACCGCTTGGGCACTTGACACACTAATTGCAGTCCAATCCGAACCTACACTTGAGATGAATCAAGGCATTCTAAGGCTTATTGCATCAATGCACGAGAACGATTGGAGAACCACTTATCCAACAGGAGCTGGTTTGCCCGGGAATTTTTATTCCCATTATCACAGCTATACATATATTTGGCCTCTTCTCACATTAAGTCACTACAGAAGCAAATATGGGGCATCTTAA
- a CDS encoding glycoside hydrolase family 30 protein: MKIWKKSALVLLSTFLVTAGSYGSYMPKTAHAAGEQVEVWISTSDPNSEPAVGLRTDARLTKIASKNFSSNSGNADVTITVNENKTYQQMDGFGVSLTDASAWLMNYKLDNNKRAEVMERLFGTTGIGLSLLRQPIGSSDFAWAAYTYADTPNDTSLNQFTIDRDKAYILPMVKAAIAKNPNIKVMGSPWSAPAWMKYSNNLNGGKLRAEHYGTYANYFKKYIEAYQAEGVPIYAVTLQNEPMYEPSHYPSMGMNVQDQTGFIGDYLGPTLRNAGINTKIIAFDHNFLDWNFPNQVITNLKNAGKGSYVSGSAFHHYDSGDGSTMTSMNNSHPDKEIWFTEGGFGNWNDPQNGTSSGFDNMMNEFINITRNWSKSIILWNAALDQKDGPALLSPNNTNKGMITIRNSDNRNDAPENNVTYHKQYYLLGHFSKFVVPNAYRIDSNTGSEVKNVAFRNPDGSKVVVAYNSSSASKNVKIQWGSQSFVVTIPGKSAMTYKWYGNVS; encoded by the coding sequence ATGAAGATATGGAAAAAGAGTGCGTTAGTGTTGCTGTCCACTTTTCTGGTAACGGCGGGTTCATATGGTTCATATATGCCCAAGACTGCGCATGCAGCAGGTGAACAGGTGGAGGTATGGATTTCAACTTCAGACCCCAATTCCGAACCGGCAGTGGGGCTTAGAACAGATGCGAGACTCACCAAGATTGCATCCAAAAACTTCAGCAGCAACTCAGGCAATGCTGATGTTACTATTACGGTAAATGAGAACAAAACGTATCAGCAAATGGATGGTTTTGGAGTGTCGTTAACGGATGCTTCCGCATGGCTCATGAACTACAAGCTGGATAACAATAAGCGCGCGGAAGTGATGGAGAGGTTGTTTGGCACCACAGGCATTGGACTTAGCTTATTGAGACAGCCGATCGGAAGTTCTGATTTTGCCTGGGCCGCCTACACTTATGCCGATACGCCAAATGATACTTCTCTCAACCAATTTACGATCGACCGGGACAAGGCTTACATACTGCCCATGGTCAAAGCGGCAATCGCTAAGAATCCCAATATCAAAGTCATGGGTTCCCCATGGAGTGCGCCTGCCTGGATGAAATATTCCAACAATCTGAACGGCGGCAAACTGAGAGCAGAACACTATGGCACATATGCAAACTATTTCAAAAAATACATTGAAGCCTACCAGGCTGAAGGTGTACCCATCTATGCTGTTACGTTGCAAAATGAGCCAATGTACGAGCCATCCCATTATCCTTCCATGGGTATGAATGTACAGGATCAGACGGGCTTTATCGGCGATTATCTTGGACCAACACTCCGCAATGCCGGAATTAACACGAAGATTATTGCATTCGACCATAACTTTCTGGACTGGAACTTCCCGAACCAAGTTATTACGAATCTGAAGAACGCAGGCAAGGGTAGCTACGTATCCGGTAGCGCATTCCACCATTATGACAGTGGGGACGGATCGACAATGACCTCCATGAATAACAGTCACCCGGACAAGGAAATTTGGTTCACGGAGGGTGGTTTCGGCAACTGGAATGATCCGCAGAATGGGACCTCTTCAGGCTTCGATAATATGATGAACGAGTTCATTAATATTACGAGAAACTGGTCCAAATCGATCATTCTCTGGAACGCTGCCCTGGATCAAAAAGACGGTCCAGCATTGCTTTCACCGAACAACACGAACAAAGGCATGATTACAATCCGTAACTCGGACAACCGTAATGATGCTCCTGAGAATAATGTCACATATCACAAACAATATTATTTGCTAGGTCACTTTAGTAAATTTGTAGTACCCAATGCATACCGCATTGACAGCAACACCGGATCTGAAGTCAAAAATGTGGCTTTCCGCAATCCGGACGGTTCCAAAGTGGTAGTTGCCTACAACTCTTCCAGTGCGTCAAAAAATGTGAAGATCCAATGGGGCAGCCAAAGCTTCGTTGTCACTATTCCAGGCAAGTCGGCCATGACGTATAAATGGTATGGAAATGTATCTTAA